One Streptomyces sp. NBC_01237 genomic region harbors:
- a CDS encoding GOLPH3/VPS74 family protein has protein sequence MTVTLAEEIMLLSLDDESGAAKGRTAAGWGVAGGILLELAMAGRVAVTGGRIEVTDASPTGDALLDGRLERIAAWTKGSGRRKAADWLTKDQSKGVRAAVDRLCERGLVTEERHRALGLFPTRRYPEADGSVERELRDRLSAVVLDGAQPDSRTSGLVALLHAANMHRQAFPDVPRKQIAPRMAEIADGQWAGDSVREAIRNVQAVVTAVTAVTVIIAAG, from the coding sequence ATGACCGTCACGCTGGCCGAAGAGATCATGCTGCTGTCGCTGGACGACGAAAGCGGCGCGGCGAAGGGGCGCACGGCCGCGGGCTGGGGCGTGGCGGGCGGCATTCTCCTGGAGCTCGCCATGGCGGGCCGGGTCGCCGTGACCGGCGGCCGGATCGAGGTGACCGACGCGTCGCCGACCGGTGACGCGCTGCTCGACGGACGGCTGGAACGGATCGCCGCCTGGACGAAGGGCTCCGGCAGGCGCAAGGCGGCCGACTGGCTGACGAAGGACCAGAGCAAGGGCGTGCGCGCGGCGGTGGACCGTCTGTGCGAGCGCGGTCTGGTGACCGAGGAGCGGCACCGGGCGCTGGGCCTGTTCCCGACACGGCGCTATCCCGAAGCGGACGGCTCCGTGGAGCGGGAGCTGCGCGACCGGCTGAGCGCCGTCGTCCTGGACGGCGCTCAGCCGGACAGCCGTACCAGCGGACTGGTCGCGCTCCTGCACGCCGCGAACATGCACCGCCAGGCGTTCCCCGACGTACCGCGCAAGCAGATCGCCCCACGCATGGCGGAGATCGCCGACGGGCAGTGGGCGGGCGACAGCGTCCGCGAAGCGATCCGCAACGTCCAGGCGGTGGTCACCGCCGTCACCGCGGTCACCGTGATCATCGCGGCGGGCTGA
- a CDS encoding SACE_7040 family transcriptional regulator — translation MSTHAAARVAAPTRREQILREAARLFAERGFHGVGVDEIGAAVGISGPGLYRHFPGKDAMLAELLVGISERLLAGGRLRVSQDAADGDGSPRALLDALIEGHIDFALDDRPLITLHDRELDRLRDTDRKRVRQLQRQYVEVWVGVVRELYPDLAEDEARVTVHAVFGLLNSTPHLARPEALPGRTATAELLHRLARGAFDAAAGS, via the coding sequence ATGAGCACCCATGCCGCCGCCCGCGTCGCGGCTCCCACCCGCCGCGAGCAGATCCTCCGGGAGGCCGCCCGCCTCTTCGCCGAGCGCGGCTTCCACGGCGTCGGCGTCGATGAGATAGGGGCCGCCGTCGGTATCAGCGGCCCCGGCCTCTACCGCCACTTCCCCGGCAAGGACGCGATGCTCGCCGAACTGCTGGTGGGCATCAGCGAGCGCCTGCTGGCGGGCGGCCGGCTCCGCGTGTCGCAGGACGCGGCCGACGGGGACGGCTCCCCGCGCGCCCTGCTCGACGCGCTCATCGAGGGCCACATCGACTTCGCCCTGGACGACCGCCCCCTGATCACCCTCCACGACCGCGAGCTGGACCGCCTGCGCGACACGGACCGCAAGCGGGTGCGCCAGCTCCAGCGCCAGTACGTCGAGGTCTGGGTCGGCGTCGTCCGCGAGCTCTACCCGGACCTGGCCGAGGACGAGGCCCGCGTCACCGTCCACGCCGTCTTCGGCCTGCTGAACTCCACCCCGCACCTGGCCCGCCCCGAGGCGCTCCCCGGCCGTACGGCGACGGCGGAGCTGCTGCACCGGCTGGCGCGGGGGGCGTTCGACGCGGCGGCCGGTTCATAG